CTATCCGGACGAGCAGTCGAAAAACCGAGCAGGGTCTCAATAGCAGGGATGTCTTTTTTCTTGGCAATGACGAAAATCTTATCTCCTGGATGGATAATATCTGCTCCAGAAGGGATAATGGTACCGTTATTTCGGATAATAGCCACGATAACAAAATCATAAAGTGCTCTGAGCTCCCGCAAATCTGCAAGAGAAAGACCAGCAAGAGGGCTTCCTTCTTTTACCATATAGCCCATCAAGACAACCTTGCCGCGTGCAAACTCGGCCCAATCAGTTGCTTCGGTGATCTCTGCCAGACGGACTATTTCATCTGCAAGGACACGAGCAGGGTTAATGATAAGGTCAATACCAAGCTTTTGTTCGTTAAGGGGGGAGTCAGCTGAAAGATAATCTTCGCTACGCACCCGCGCTACCTTTCGGGGGACACCATACTCACGCGCCAAAAGACAAGAGATAAGATTTATTTCATCAGAATTAGTTACCGCAACAAAAAGGTCTGTGTCTTTTATGCCTGCGCCTTCAAGGACCTTGGCAGAAGCACCCGAGCCCTCAATGGCCATAACATTAAGAAGGCGCTCAATGCGTTTTATTTTTTCTTCGTCTCTGTCAATAACGACAATATCATGGCCTTCCAGGGAAAGGCGGTCCGCAAGGTAATACCCAACTTCCCCTGCCCCGACAATAATTACTTTTAAGCTCATAACGTGGCCAAGTTTATATGCTCAGTGTGAGGGAAGCAAGTTCTATTTAGACGGGGTTAGGAGGAAATGATTGACAGGAAAATGGCGGAAGCGCATGGGAATCGAACCCACCCACCGCCGTCTCCGACGGTGCACCGGGTTTGAAGCCCGGGGGGGCCACCAGGCCCCTGGCGCTTCCACTGGCGGCCGCTGGGCACCCCTGCGGCACCCGGAGAGCCCCACTACCGTTGCTCCCTTCCGGGCCTGGCGGGGTTCGCGGGGATCCGTCGCGCAGGACCCAGCAGCCATAATTTATTGGCCTTTGGCCTTGAATGCTAAGGATGGCGGAGGGGGTGGGATTCGAACCCACGGTGCGGGGTTTAGCCCGCACACACGATTTCCAGTCGTGCCCCTTCGGCCGCTCGGGCACCCCTCCTTAGGACAGAGTGATTTTAATCTCTTATTCCTTGTTGAACAAGGTCTAAAATGGCGGAGGGGGAGGGATTCGAACCCCCGGAGGGCCGAAAGACCCTCAGCGGCTTTCGAGGCCGCCCCCTTCGACCACTCGGGCACCCCTCCGCCGTCTCTCAAAAAACTCTTTTAAAAGAGCTAAAGCCTCCTCGGCTAAAACACCACCAACTACCTCTAAACGGTGATTCAACCTGGCATCATTTACAATATTATACACTGAACCACAAGCCCCTGCTTTGGGATCATATGCCCCAAAGACCAAGCGCTTAACCCTAGCATATACTAAAGCGCCAGCACACATGGGGCAAGGCTCAAGCGTTACATAAAGAGTTGTCTCTAACAGGCGATAATTTTTTATCTTTTTAGCTGCTTGTCTCAAAACCAAAATTTCAGCGTGAGCCGTAGGATCACATAGCCTGATAGGTTGGTTATGGGCTTCTGCAAGAATTTCTCCTTCAGGAGAGACCAATACCGCCCCCACCGGAACTTCTTCACGTTCAGCAGCAAGGGCCGCCTGAACCAACGCCCTTTTCATGAAAAAGATGTCTCGTTCAACGTCCAAGGCGTCTTATCCCTTCCCCCAGAAAAATACTACCTGCCAGTATCCAGGGAATACCTTCAGCCAAAAGCTCAAGCTCGAGATTTTTGCCAAGCAAGTCTTTTTCATAATAAGAAAGCACCGCATAAGAATAAAATAGAACAAGCAAAATACCCAGGTGTTCTTTTTGAAAGCCGCCAGTTAAAAATCCTCCTAAAATAACAAGCCCCAGAATTATCCAGACAATTTTCAAAACAAAAAATGTCTTTTCTTTCCCGATAAAAACCGGAAGGGTTTCTTTCCCAACAAAGCCATCACCCTGAAACTCAAGAATTTCAAGGAAAACCGCGCGCATAAACGAGGCTAAAAAGACCGCTGCCCCCCACCAGAAAAAAACCTCTTTGAATCCATAGGTAATAACAGGAGGAAAACAAATAGCCGCAAGCCAGCCAGCCGCAATAAAAAGACTTCTTGCGCCAGGTAAATGTTGAACTGGAGAAAGGCCTTCTCTGCGGCCTAAAAAGGGAAGACTATAAAACAGGCTTCCTGCTGCTAACAAACAAAAGAAAACAAAAAGAAGATGCGAAAGTGTTTCTGCCAGTGCCAGCGCCCCCAAAAAACCTGAGGCAGTTGCGAGCATAAAAGCTTTACGCCATTTTTTGAGAAAATTTGCCCGAAATGGATCGTTAAGCTTCAAGGCCCTGAGATCTACCAGGCGATTTACCGTATGAGACGCAAAAAGAAAAAGAGAAGATATGAACGGCAAACGGAAGCCAAGCGGATAGTCAGCTACTAAAAGAGTCGCCAGCGCAAGCCAAAAAGCTCCCAGGGCAAGGGCGATATTGCTTTCTAATGCAAACCGCAGAAACTTACGCGTAAGTCTTCTCCAGGAAGACTCGTAAGGAGAAGGAATTTCTTCGATGGTCCTGATTACCTGGTTGATCACCCAGTTGGGGGTTGAAGCTCCGGCTGTCACGCCGATCTTGCGAAATTTCCTTAAGGCGTTCTTATCAAGTTCGTCTGCGGTCTCAACCAGAAAGACCTCCTTGCCTTCCTCTTGGACGATAAGGGCAAGTCTTTTGGTATTGGCACTGTGTTTCCCGCCAACAACTACGATGGCATCACACTCTTTACAAAGATTGCGCACTTCACGCTGGCGATCATGGGTGGCGTTACAAATGGTGTTGTAAACCTTGCCCCCGGGAAAGCGGGTTAAAAGCTCTTCCACAATGAGTTTGAAAAACTCTTCATCCTGAGTCGTCTGGGACAAAATGACATATTTGTCAAGTGGGGGGAGTCTTTCAAGGTCCTTGAAACTGCTCACCACCAGGCCTAACTTACCCGCATAGCCAAGTATGCCGCGAACTTCGGCATGGTCAGGATCACCGATGATTACTACGTGATAACCTTTGCGGCTGTAGCGTCTAGCCAAGGCTTGGACACGTGAGACCCGCGGGCAGGTGCCGTCAATAACATTAAAGCCTGCGTCTTTAAGGCGCTTTTTATCCTCAGGAGGAACCCCGTGGGCCCTGATAATGATAGTTCCTTTGGCTTTTTCAGGAATTTCTTTGAGGGGCTTAACCCCAAGCATCTCAAGTAAACTTAGTGCTTGTTCGTTATGGATAAGAGGACCATAAGTGTAGACAGGTTTTTCCGCTTCATACGAGGCCTTGATAGCAAGCTGCACAGCCCGGCGCACTCCCATACAAAAGCCGGCTTTTTTAGCCATTACTACTTTCATATTGCTTTGGTTACCTCTTGTTCGATAGTGCTAAGCAGTCCTTCTTCAGCAAAACTGAAATATCCCTCTTTGGCAACTATGAGATGATCAAGTAAACGTAAATTTAAAAGGGCTGCCGCCATAAAAAGGCGCTTGGTAAGTCGTATGTCGGCATGGGAGGGTCTAGGGTTTCCTGAGGGATGGTTATGCGCAATTACTATGGCACTTGCATGGTGACTGAGGGCTCGTTCAATGACCTCGCGAGGATAAACATAGCTTTCGTTTACCGTTCCGCGAAAAAGGTCTTCAACGGCAATGATTTGATGGCGGGCATCAAGGTAAATGGCCTTAAAGATTTCTTTTTTCAAGTCCATCATACTGTGGGCAAGGTATTCGTAAACTTCTTTGGCTGAAGAAAGATAAGGCTTGCGTTCAAGGCGGCGCTCAAGAAACCGCCTTGCTACTCCGTGGACAAATTTAATAGCAAGCATGTTTTTAGGGCCAATGCCCTTTATCTTCAAGAGGTCCTCAGGCGAGGCCTCAAGCACCGCGGCAAGACTGCCAAACTTTTTAAGGGCTTCACGAGCCAGAGGCTTACAGTCTTTGCGCGGGGTGCCAAAAATCAACAAAAGCTCTAAAACTTCTTCATCAGTAAAAGAAGAAAGGCCGTATTTCAGAAACTTTTCTCTTAACCGTTCCCTATGCCCTTTAACTCTTGCCCGAAAATCATCCATAAATTCTTTTTCGGAAAAAAGTAAGCTCGGTGAAATTATTAATGGGAGTATGTTTTATCCGACAAAGTATCATGCTGAGGCGACTCGTACGCCCGCGAGATCCCATGGGATTGTCTCTTCGCTCGCAATGACTGACAAAAATAGTGCTTTCGATACCCATTCAATCTAAACCTCGACAACCTTTAGAACCTCTACAACCTCTTCTACCTGAGATTGCTTCGCTTCGCTTGCAATGACCATGTTCAAGTGTCGCCTGTTTTATGCTTCTGTTAGCAAACGCCTGTCACCGTAAAGGATCCCTTGCAGTCATGCTTGCAACAAATTTCGGCAACTTTGCAAAAGTCTCAACAAAACAGGAACTTTTCTAAGATTTTTTTCAATTTGAGTTAAACAAAGCTAAAAAGTTAATATTAGCGACTTTTTTAGGTGTTATTTATTCGAATTCTCAACCGCTATCAAAAAATTGAGCTTTGACTTTTACGAACAAAAAAAGCAAAAATTCTTAAGATTTCTTTAAGTAGAAGTTAATCTTTAGAAAAAAATTAGCTTTAGGCTGATTATGTCACTTGATACTGATAAAAGTGTACCCTCACTTGAAAGCAGGTTGTTTAACCTTCTGGCTCACCTGTGGCTTTATCCCGTTAACCCCTTAAGCCCCAAGGCGCAAGAGGCACTTTTGCTCTTGGCCAAAGATCTCGGGGTTTCTCTACCGCAAAGCGAAAGCTTGGTCCCCCCTCTTGAAGAGATGCAAGAGGAATACACCCGCCTTTTTATTAACACCCCTGGGGGTGTACCTGCTCCCCCTTATGCTTCCGCCTACGAGAAACCAGGTCTCCTTTGCCAGGGGCCCTGGGAGGAAAGCCTTTCCTATTACCGGGCAAGTGGCCTTTTGCCCACCGGCCCTGAACCCGCTGATCACCTGGCCTATGAGATAAGTTTTTTGGGACATTTGCTTGAAAAAGGCCGTTTTGACCTGCTTTGTGATTTTCTCAAAAACCACCTTATGAAATGGTTCCCTGCCTTCAAAGAGGCCTTAGATGAGGCAAGGCCTTTGGCCTTTTATAGCTTTCTTGCTTCTTTAACCGAAGCCTTACTCTTCAAAATTTACGAGGAGGTTTGTTCATGAAAAGGAGAGATTTTTTAAAGTTGTCGGGAGCCGCGTGCCTGGCGCTGGCCTCCCTTGAACTTGATAGCAGCCTTTTCAGGCACCTTGAAGCCAAAGAATTAAAAGACCTTCCCGGAAGCCTTGGGGCCAAAGAGATTCCCTCGGTGTGTGACATGTGCTTTTGGCGCTGTCCCATTGTGGCCAAGGTCAAAAATGGCAAGGTGGTAAAGATCGAAGGCAACCCCAAAAGCCCTACTAACGGACCAAGAATCTGCGCTCGCGGAAATGCAGGTATCCAGATGCTCTATGATAAAGACCGCCTAAAGTATCCCTTGAAACGCAAGGGGGCCAGAGGTGAAGGCAAATGGGTGCGTATTTCCTGGGACGAAGCCCTTGATGAAATCGCCCACAACCTGAAAAAGACCCAGGAAAAGTACGGCAAGCACTCCATTGCCCTTTTTGACCACGGGGCCTCGGCGGGCTTTTTCCGCAACATATTCGAGGCCCTGGGTACAGAAAACTTCTCTAACGAGCCGGCCTTTTTCCAGTGTGTAGGGCCATGCCTGCTGGCCTATCTCTATACCTTTGGCTACCAGGCGATTGACCCTGCCAAGGTTGACCTGGAAAACGCCCGGGCCATCTTACTGGTAGGGAGCCATCTTGGCGAAAATATCCAGGTCTCTATGGTCCGTTCTCTGATAAAAGGGCTTTCTAAAGGGGCCAAGCTCATTGTCATGGACCCGCGTTACTCGGCCATCGCCGGCAAGGCGGACATCTGGTTGCCGGTACGCCCAGGCACCGACATGGCCATCCTCCTGGCCTGGATAAACTATGTCATCGAACATGGACTTTACGACAAAGAATTTGTAGCCAAACATTGCAATGGCTTTAACGAACTTAAAAAAGCCGTTGCCAAATATACCATCCCCTGGGCCGCAAAGATTAGCGACGTGCCTGAAGCGGACCTGAAAAAGGCCATAGAGATACTTGCACAGAACAGGCCGCACGTATCTATTCACCCCGGGCGTCATTCCGCCTGGTACGGCCCGCAAGATGTCCAGCGCCACCGTTGCCTGGCTATTCTCACGGCCCTTTTTGGTGCGGTTGGGGTCCCAGGTGGGCTTTACTTTCCCACCAATCCACCCCTTGAATCAGTAGAACTTGTGGATTTTGACGAAGTAGAACCTCCAGACAATTCGCTAAAAAACGACTACCCTTTTGCCGAACTTTTTCACGGAAGCCCCACCCACGCCATAATCAGGGCTACGCTTACAGGCGAGCCTTATCCCATAAAGGCCTGGGGAGTGGTAGGGGTAAACCTCTTGCAGACCATCCCCAACCCTTACCAGACCATGGAGGCCATCAAAAAGCTCGATTTTATCTTCTGTGTGGATATTAAGCCTACAGAGTCAGCCCTTTGGGCCGATATAGTACTTCCTGATGCCACATATCTTGAACGATACGACGGGCTTTATAAATGTAGAGAGACTTCCTGCTACGTGGCCCTGCGCCAGCCTGCGGTAAAACCTCTTTTTGAAAGCAGGCCCGCCTTTGAAATTGCCCGGGATCTCGCGAAAAAACTTGGTCTTGAAGTGGAATACGAAGATATTGAGAGCTATCTCAATGACCAACTTGAGCCCATGGGGCTTACCGTAAAGAAGCTTGCCGCCCAGGGCGGGCTGGTTACCTGTGAGGCCAAACCCTATCGCTCACGAAGCGAGCTTAAGTTCAATACAGACTCAGGCAAAGTTGAGCTTTTCTGTGAGGCCTTTGACGATGAAGACTTTGACGGCATACCCCAATTTATGCCGGCTCCGGCCCCACCCGCGGGGTATGTGCGCCTTATCTATGGTCGTGTACCTGTACACACCTTTGCCAAGACCATGAATAACCTCTGGCTCCATCACGAATGGCCAGAAAACAAGCTCTGGATAAACGACGAGCTGGCCGCAAAGATAGGGCTCAAAGATGGCGACGAGGTTATCCTTGAGAACCAGGATGGGTATAGATCCGAAAAGCCGGTAAAGGTCTTTGTCACGCCAGGGATAAGGCCTGACTGCGTATATCTTCCCCATGGCTTTGGTAGCCGCTCGCCCATGCTTTCCAGGGCCTACAAACAGGGGGTAAGCGATACCTTTTTGATTACCCACTATGAACAGGAACCCTTGATGGGGGCCTCAAGCCACCGCAACAACTTCGTGCGTTTCATAAAAGACGGCAAGGTGATCAGTGTCCCTGAACTTAGGCCAGTACCCCGGGAGATCCCCCGGTTTGAGCTCAAAAAAAGTGCTTAAAGGAGGTAAACAATGCGCCAATGGGCCATGGTAATCGATATAAGAAAATGCGTAGGATGTCATGCCTGTACCATTGCTTGCCGGGCTGAATGGCAGGTGCCCGTGGGAGAAAACTACCGCCGCAACTGGGTAAAACACCTGGGGCCGGCCAAAACTCCCAAAGGCCTGGCCCATCCCTTCTGGCCGGGGCTTTGCAACCATTGCGATAACCCCGTGTGTGTTTCCGTATGTCAGGCTGATGAACAGGAAAAGGTCTTTAAAGACCCTTATTCGGGCAAGACGGTAAAGATGACCGTCAAGGCCACCTACAAACATCCCTTCACCGGGGCGGTGCTCATTGATAAAGAGCAGTGCATAGGTTGCGGATACTGTGTAGATGCATGCCCTTACCACGCCCGCTATCTAAACGAAGATTTAGACGAACCCAAGGCGGACAAGTGTACATTTTGCTTTGAAAGGGTGATAAGAGGAGAAGAGCCTGCCTGCGTAAAGACCTGCATTGCTGACGCACGTATCTTTGGGGATCTCTCTGACCCCAAATCCGAAGTCTATAGGCTTGTGCACAAAGAAGGGGCCAAAAGGCTAGTAAGCAAAGAGGTAAACATAGGTCCCAATGTGTATTACTTAGGTTCAGAAAAAGACCTTTACCTTCTCATGAAGGAAGCCCCCACCGAACGCCCCTGGGAAGAACTGGAAGAATAAAAAGACAGGCGGGAAATCCCCGCCTGTCTTCCCGGGCCTCATAAATAGGTCATAAATAGGGACAGGCAAATATATTTAAGCCGCTTTTCTACTCAGCCGATCTAAATAAAAGGGACAGGCAAATTTTAGAAGGAGGCTAATCATGGCGCGTATTC
The DNA window shown above is from Thermodesulfatator atlanticus DSM 21156 and carries:
- the tadA gene encoding tRNA adenosine(34) deaminase TadA, with translation MDVERDIFFMKRALVQAALAAEREEVPVGAVLVSPEGEILAEAHNQPIRLCDPTAHAEILVLRQAAKKIKNYRLLETTLYVTLEPCPMCAGALVYARVKRLVFGAYDPKAGACGSVYNIVNDARLNHRLEVVGGVLAEEALALLKEFFERRRRGARVVEGGGLESR
- a CDS encoding 4Fe-4S dicluster domain-containing protein; protein product: MRQWAMVIDIRKCVGCHACTIACRAEWQVPVGENYRRNWVKHLGPAKTPKGLAHPFWPGLCNHCDNPVCVSVCQADEQEKVFKDPYSGKTVKMTVKATYKHPFTGAVLIDKEQCIGCGYCVDACPYHARYLNEDLDEPKADKCTFCFERVIRGEEPACVKTCIADARIFGDLSDPKSEVYRLVHKEGAKRLVSKEVNIGPNVYYLGSEKDLYLLMKEAPTERPWEELEE
- the trkA gene encoding Trk system potassium transporter TrkA, with the protein product MSLKVIIVGAGEVGYYLADRLSLEGHDIVVIDRDEEKIKRIERLLNVMAIEGSGASAKVLEGAGIKDTDLFVAVTNSDEINLISCLLAREYGVPRKVARVRSEDYLSADSPLNEQKLGIDLIINPARVLADEIVRLAEITEATDWAEFARGKVVLMGYMVKEGSPLAGLSLADLRELRALYDFVIVAIIRNNGTIIPSGADIIHPGDKIFVIAKKKDIPAIETLLGFSTARPDRVFIIGGGQVGAWVAQALESKKIEVYLVEKDEERCEELAESLKQTIVLNLDGLDAQELKKEGIDQADLVITVTDVDTVNILGALLAKHHGTKKCIVRIDRPDFIPLLGSLGIDVALSPRLLAANQILRFVRRGQIISVATFLVSDAEVVEMVVPEKETFSEGRKIQDINFPKGAIIGAVYRAGEVIIPKGETPLYPGDDLVIFAKREALSKLEKIFAS
- a CDS encoding TorD/DmsD family molecular chaperone, which encodes MSLDTDKSVPSLESRLFNLLAHLWLYPVNPLSPKAQEALLLLAKDLGVSLPQSESLVPPLEEMQEEYTRLFINTPGGVPAPPYASAYEKPGLLCQGPWEESLSYYRASGLLPTGPEPADHLAYEISFLGHLLEKGRFDLLCDFLKNHLMKWFPAFKEALDEARPLAFYSFLASLTEALLFKIYEEVCS
- the radC gene encoding RadC family protein gives rise to the protein MDDFRARVKGHRERLREKFLKYGLSSFTDEEVLELLLIFGTPRKDCKPLAREALKKFGSLAAVLEASPEDLLKIKGIGPKNMLAIKFVHGVARRFLERRLERKPYLSSAKEVYEYLAHSMMDLKKEIFKAIYLDARHQIIAVEDLFRGTVNESYVYPREVIERALSHHASAIVIAHNHPSGNPRPSHADIRLTKRLFMAAALLNLRLLDHLIVAKEGYFSFAEEGLLSTIEQEVTKAI
- the ispH gene encoding 4-hydroxy-3-methylbut-2-enyl diphosphate reductase, encoding MKVVMAKKAGFCMGVRRAVQLAIKASYEAEKPVYTYGPLIHNEQALSLLEMLGVKPLKEIPEKAKGTIIIRAHGVPPEDKKRLKDAGFNVIDGTCPRVSRVQALARRYSRKGYHVVIIGDPDHAEVRGILGYAGKLGLVVSSFKDLERLPPLDKYVILSQTTQDEEFFKLIVEELLTRFPGGKVYNTICNATHDRQREVRNLCKECDAIVVVGGKHSANTKRLALIVQEEGKEVFLVETADELDKNALRKFRKIGVTAGASTPNWVINQVIRTIEEIPSPYESSWRRLTRKFLRFALESNIALALGAFWLALATLLVADYPLGFRLPFISSLFLFASHTVNRLVDLRALKLNDPFRANFLKKWRKAFMLATASGFLGALALAETLSHLLFVFFCLLAAGSLFYSLPFLGRREGLSPVQHLPGARSLFIAAGWLAAICFPPVITYGFKEVFFWWGAAVFLASFMRAVFLEILEFQGDGFVGKETLPVFIGKEKTFFVLKIVWIILGLVILGGFLTGGFQKEHLGILLVLFYSYAVLSYYEKDLLGKNLELELLAEGIPWILAGSIFLGEGIRRLGR
- a CDS encoding molybdopterin-containing oxidoreductase family protein, with the translated sequence MKRRDFLKLSGAACLALASLELDSSLFRHLEAKELKDLPGSLGAKEIPSVCDMCFWRCPIVAKVKNGKVVKIEGNPKSPTNGPRICARGNAGIQMLYDKDRLKYPLKRKGARGEGKWVRISWDEALDEIAHNLKKTQEKYGKHSIALFDHGASAGFFRNIFEALGTENFSNEPAFFQCVGPCLLAYLYTFGYQAIDPAKVDLENARAILLVGSHLGENIQVSMVRSLIKGLSKGAKLIVMDPRYSAIAGKADIWLPVRPGTDMAILLAWINYVIEHGLYDKEFVAKHCNGFNELKKAVAKYTIPWAAKISDVPEADLKKAIEILAQNRPHVSIHPGRHSAWYGPQDVQRHRCLAILTALFGAVGVPGGLYFPTNPPLESVELVDFDEVEPPDNSLKNDYPFAELFHGSPTHAIIRATLTGEPYPIKAWGVVGVNLLQTIPNPYQTMEAIKKLDFIFCVDIKPTESALWADIVLPDATYLERYDGLYKCRETSCYVALRQPAVKPLFESRPAFEIARDLAKKLGLEVEYEDIESYLNDQLEPMGLTVKKLAAQGGLVTCEAKPYRSRSELKFNTDSGKVELFCEAFDDEDFDGIPQFMPAPAPPAGYVRLIYGRVPVHTFAKTMNNLWLHHEWPENKLWINDELAAKIGLKDGDEVILENQDGYRSEKPVKVFVTPGIRPDCVYLPHGFGSRSPMLSRAYKQGVSDTFLITHYEQEPLMGASSHRNNFVRFIKDGKVISVPELRPVPREIPRFELKKSA